DNA from Ammospiza caudacuta isolate bAmmCau1 chromosome 6, bAmmCau1.pri, whole genome shotgun sequence:
AGCATAAATACAGTCTTAGTCTCAGAATTCTCTGAGATGGGTATGAATGAGCTTCATTTCCCTGCAGTGACTCTTATAACTGTAATCAGGGGAGAATAAAGATGCAATTTGAAGTCAAATATCTTCCAGAGCTTAGCAGTTCTAACAAGTAAGGTCACTGCTGTATTCCACCGCTGTTTTGATCTCTAGGAGTGAGGCGAAGCCCAGCAaccccagggacccccggcCAGGGGCCCATGGCTGGAAGGGCCGCCGTGTAGCGCTCCCGCCCTGGGGCTGCGGGTCCCGGTGCTGGCGGGGCAGCGGGTCCCGGTGCTGgcggggcagcggggccggtgctggcggggctgcggggccggtCCTGGCGGGGCTGCGGGTCCCGGTGCTGgcggggcagcggggccggtgctggcggggctgcggggccggtCCTGGCGGGGCTGCGGGTCCCGGTGCTGGCGGGGCAGCGGGACCGGTAttggcggggctgcggggccggtcctggcagggctgcgGGTCCCGGTGCTGGCGGGGCAGCGGGTCCCGGTGctggcggggctgcggggccggtGCTGGCGGGGCAGCGGGTCCCGGTGCTGGCGGGGCTGCGGGTCCGGGTGCTGGCGGGGCTACGCTCCCGGTGCTGGCGGGGCTGCGCTCCCGGTGCTGACAGGGCTGCGCTCCGGGCGGAGCGGGCTGTgccggcgggcgggggcggAGGGGCAGCGGGCGCCCGGCCGGGGCGCTCCGGCAAGGAGGCTGCACAGAGAGCCTCGTGCCTGCCGGGGCAGCCCTTCCTCcgccctccctcctcctcctcctcctccgtttatttatttcatttatttttattgcatttatttgtttgtaTTCACCGGAATAATAAAAACGAGAAAATCCGAGCGCTGCCTTTGGCTGCTCTCCACCAACCTGTCAGTGACGCAAGCGGAGACTACTTAAAGGCAGATTAGAGGCAGCAAGACATTAAAGCCAACCTTCCTCCCTCCACGCCGCCGGtccgcccgccgcgccgcgccACGAGCCCAGCGGGCCGGGCCGGTGGCGGCCGCCGAGCCCCGcagagccgagccgagccgagccgggaaCCCTCGGCAGGGCTGCGCCTCCAGCCGCCCTCCCGCCACCGGACTGCGGGCAGGAGCGACGGGCTGCTCTTCGGTTTGTTTTCCCTCCcccgaaaaaaaaaaataaaaataggagGGGTGAAAAAGGCAGAAGTGAAGAGATCCCCTACGCTTGCCAAAGTCTTTGTCTCCGGATGAACAGCGATGGGGGAATGGACTATTCTAGAGAGGCTACTGGAAGCTGCCGTGCAGCAGCATTCTACTATGATAGGGAGGTAAGGGTCGCGGGAGAGCTCCGGGGAGCACGGGGGTATCCTCTCCTGTCCGAGCCCCCCCGGGTGCGCGGTGCCCTTCGGCCGGGCTCTTTCGGGGTGTGCCTGGAGCTCGcgtgtgctctgtgtgtgtttgtgctctgtgtgtgagtgtttgtgctgtgtgtgtctgtgtgtgtgtgtgtgtgtgtgtgtgcgctgGGGAGGCTGGTATGCGGCACGGGGCGCGGAGGCGCGGGGACACCGCAAGCGCCGCCGTCCTTGTCCCCGAGGAGCCACGGGGCACCGGGCGGTCGTCGGGGAGACCCCACTGCCATCGGGGTCCCGCTGCCGGCGCAGCCCCGCTCCTTTCCCGGCCGTGCTCCCGGGGGCCCGTGTGGCCGCCCTTCGGCCGgaggggccgggcgggggccgGCTCTGACAGCGGGTCTGTGGCACACGGCCGCGCCGAGGCGATGCCGCGCAGCCTGCGCGCCCCCCGCGCCGAACCGGGCCGGATCGCCGTGCCGGGGCCCGTTCGCGGTGCCCGTGCCGGGGCCGGGGCCCGGTCAGCACTGGACAGCTCCCGGccgcgcggcggcggcgcgcaCTGACGGGCTTCTCTGTTGCAGGATCCTGCTGACCGTGGTGGTGATCTTCAGAATTCTCATTGTGGCCATTGTAGGGGAGACGGTGTACGATGACGAGCAAACGATGTTTGTCTGTAACAcgctgcagccaggctgcaaCCAGGCTTGTTATGACCAGGCTTTCCCCATTTCTCACATAAGGTACTGGGTGTTCCAGATCATCATGGTGTGCACTCCCAGCCTGTGCTTCATAACGTACTCCGTTCACCAGTCTGCTAAACAAAGGGAACGGAGGTACTCCACTGTCTTCCTTACCTTGGAAAGGGACCAGGATTCAATGAAGCGTGAGGACAGTAAGAAAATCAAGAACACGATTGTCAATGGGGTGCTGCAAAACACTGAGAACTCCACCAAAGAGGCAGAACCAGACTGCTTAGAAGTGAAGGAAATCCCCAATCCTGCTATCAGAACTACAAAATCAAAGATGAGGAGGCAAGAAGGCATTTCTCGATTTTATATCATCCAAGTGGTCTTTCGAAATGCCCTAGAGATTGGATTCTTAGTGGGACAGTATTTTCTGTACGGATTCAATGTCCCTTCCATGTACGAATGTGACAGATACCCTTGCATTAAAGAAGTAGAGTGCTATGTTTCTAGACCCACTGAGAAGACTGTATTCTTGGTATTCATGTTTGCTGTCAGTGGGATTTGTGTGGTGCTTAATTTGGCAGAACTGAACCACTTGGGCTGGAGAAAGATCAAAATGGCAGTGAGAGGAGTACAGGCAAAAAGGAAATCCATATATGAAATCAGAAATAAGGACCTGCCAAGAATGAGCATGCCTAACTTCGGCAGGACTCAGTCAAGTGACTCAGCTTATGTGTGAGGCTGTGACAGAACTGAAACACTGTGCCAGGTGGAACAGACCCAGATACCATTAGAGAAAGGTACATTGCTTAGGCAAGCATTTTATCAAACCACCAAGAAAGCCATTAAGGTATTGGATCTCCACTTACTGAACTAGCTGCAAAATGCAGCGCTAtataaaagactgaaaaaacaGCTATAAAACCATGCTTGACCTAGCCTTACAGCACAGCTACTATTATTCCTACTTTTCTTTCTAATGATTGGGTTTTATCTGTCAGTGAAGCAGCTTTTTGGTCGTCATTAGGATGTTTACAGTTTGAATTGTCTGACTAATTGTTGTAAATGTGTAGAATGTTCCTATCAAAAACTCTGCAAGGATACTCTAtatggggtggggtggggtgggggacACTGTTGCAATGTGCAGGCATAAGCATGTTTTAAAAGGAGGATAAGCACACTGTAAGGAACCTAACCACAGCTCAGTCAGGATATCTGCGTTCACGTATCTCACAGATGTCTTATTTTGTTTGTCTAAATCACAGACTTTATTCCTGGTGTGTATTACTAGCTATTTTCTATCATGGTTTGTGCATCAATTAGTCACGctaaaaataaatgctgaatataattttgccatttttcctttgcctgtccgcacacacacacacacacacacacacacacacacacacacacacaccagagACCTTAAACATCTTGCATTAGTTGTGACCTGCAGAATATAACAGTACTTTTTGATTGATTCCCTAATATGTGCATGAATAAGATAGAGTTGGTTCATGCCAGCCGAGTTATGCATTTACCTACAATCACCTATGATGACACACATACCAAAGGAAGAGAGTTCATTGCATTTAACTGTGAATATATCATCTTTTCTCTGCTCTTATTTATATAAGTGCCATACTTGAAACATCTAACTCTGTACTTAGTCAAAAGGTTGTCTTGGGATACCAGCTGGAATGAAACGATTTTATACTcgcttttgtttattttatgcTATTTGTTCAGTCATTGCAATGGTGTAAAAAGCAGCTAAAGTATCTATTGATAAATAAatacttgccttttttttttgtaagccAGAGAAATTTGTTCTTTATTCTTGTATACAATTGTAAAAAAACTTACAGGGTTAAAATAATTGACTTACAACAATTATTCTTCAGGGTTTAAAATGTCTTGTTGGTATTCTAAACTCTAAGCGACAAAACCTGGGAAATCAGGACTGTTTTTTATGCCTGCTTTCCTCCTTAAGCAAGCTTCCTCTGTCTTTAAAGCCTGATCCAAAGCCCACTGATACCAACAGCCTTCTTTCTGCTGACACTAAGGGCAACACAGTCGGCTGCCAAGGTCACTCTAGGAATAGCCAGAATACATTTACCCACAAATGGAACAATTGCAGCTTTTCATCAGGGAGTCCAAATAGTAACCTCAGCTTTTCTGCCTTACAGCTGGTTTAAGAAATATGTTGTTCGTGTCCCATCAACTTACTGGTAAGCCACTGGGGCAGTCTCAAATGAATCTCTGTTAACAGCAATTATCTTAATATAGAATAGAATACTAAGGTTTacttaatgattttttttttacatttttaaaattccttctgaattcaacagaaaatatttctctggcAACAGTAGGAGTTGGATCAGGACTAAAAAACATACAAGTGCATTTCTAACTAAATAGTATCCGCCCTTTAAAGAAAAGGGCCAAAATGGTGCTGGAAAATCTGGGGGTACTTTATAACATAAGAAGGAGATGTGGGCTCAGAGTCACAAATGGCCTTTTGATTGTATTTTTTGTCAAGcctgaaaatggattttattaTATATTGGCTTGGAGATGATGCACATAAATCTTTTCCTCTTGGCTTACAACAAATACCTTAACATTCCATTCTTGTCGTTTGCCAGCATTGTCACTTTACAAAATGTTGATTAATTCTTAGATAGTCTATCCATTATCACATTCATCTGttgtcttttttcttccactgtGAAGCATCAAAGATGTGTCatgtttttaaagattttaaatatatttttccttatgtATAAATTTAAGTGTTCCTGATTTGATTATAGAAACCTCTAAATATGGATTTCTCAAATTCTTTGTGATAAAAACGCACACTGATATTGCTAGTTGACTGCATGCTCACTGGAAAACTGCATGTTATTTTTAGAAGGACAACATGGCAGCTAAAATCTCCATCTGCAAAATAACAAGCTTCTGAAGATTATTATTTGACTCACAAATCCAagtctgatttttattttgcagagtCCTGGGATGGTTTTCAAAATCTCATTTTGAACAGATATTGAAAGAGAAGATATTCTTTGACAGTCACAAACACTCCTTTAATTTTGAAGAAATGAGAGATTGTGTGCAAAGTGCTTGATCCAGTGCAAATCAAAGTTGAAAAAACAACTTCAGTGGGCTTTGCTTCAGGTTCAGCATATTTTCCTGTTAGGCAGAAGCCCTAATGCAAGTTTTTTCCAGTGGCTGCATAGCAGTTTTCAGTCAAACTCTAGTGAAGGTGCATGTCTTGAAAGCGATAAGATTTTAATACCTTAAAATTCTAAGGTAATATATAGAAAGTATCTGTTTATATTAGTCAATGCAAGTGAATCAGttaatttagttttttttttaatgtagttgCACATTTGTAATCCAGTAAGTTGGGATTCTTTGGATTTGTCCAAAGAGAAGAATATCAGGAAATGTAAATGCTGATTTATGTAACAGGATCAGTGATAAAGTAGGCAAAGACTTATATTTTGATCAGCAGAAACATCATCCACCATACTTGGAATATGGCTTTTCATATTTCAAATGAGAGATGAAATGTATCAAGAGATCAGTTATTCTAACCTTCCttttaaattgttatttttcAGTTCTTACCAACTACTCATTTGTCATGGACAAGAGAAATATAGCAAACACATCTTTTTGTCAATGTATGTGAGAATCATATGATTAATGCTAATGGACTGTTTGCATGAAAGCTGACTATTCATTTACAgaataaatgctttaaaattgtCACAGCAATGGAAAAGTGTGTTCACTGAACAGAAATGAGTGAACTTGAAGCTGAAGAGCACATTACTGACTACTTAGGTCTTGCTCCTCCCTCAGTGAAATAAATTAGTCTCTGTAAGGATCAGacattaaaactgaaaattgagttaatgtttgttttcttcattgtttACATTGTTTTGCACAAGTGGAAAATATTATGTGTCATGATAAGTGCAAACATTAATGCTATATTCACTAAACTCCTATGGAAAAATGCAACAGAATCTAATAAATCATTAGTTTCAAGGAATTTTAAATTGCACATAAAATATCGGCATGATTTCATTTCTATATAGACTTGATCTTGTGCATTCCACACCTGTGCGAATTTCAAAAACTATTTACATAGGGGCTATGAATCATATCACCAGATATGTATAAGGTACAAGGAGAgttgattaaaatatttttcataatgaAAACTAGCTGCATTGTAGCATTTTTGCACAGGGAAGTTGAATTCACTGGTCGCATAAAGAGTTTAGTTTTAGAGACCTCTGACTGAAAAAATGTAAGGGTTTTCATCTTTTTGAAGGGAAAACTGAAGAACAGAGAGATCAACTGAGATTAATGAATCACAGAAGTGGTCAGATGgattttactttgttttccaCTAAAGAAGTATGAAACAGTCATAATCTTCAGAGTGGGTGCAATGCTTTCCTGGCATTATACCTAACAGGGTAGGACAAAACTGCTGCTATGTAGAGAACTGCAGGAGAAGATGTACATGAAATGTTAAATGTGGGGGAAGaattattttcctgcatttttaaaagattacatttttttcagagcaAGAGATTGGATCAGGTGGACATTGTGCCTGCCTTCTTTTGGCTTTATTTTGCTTGAATTTAACTGTTTCACCTTGTTCCTTCAGCAAAAAAGGTTAGAAGCCTATGTTTGGTGTACAAGTatggaaatgggaattaaaaaaTCGGGTCATATGAGGAGAACACAGGCATATGTTTTCAGTATTTAGTGTCTGGTCTGGTACTTCATGAATTTAATGACAAGACTTCGTTTTCTGTGGGACCAAGTGAATTCCCAGCTGGGTGAaacattttaattcatttttatttcatgagATTAACAGGAAAGATTACAGCATTTCTGTGTTGCACACCTATCCCTGGATATTTTGGAATGTTCTTTCCAGAAATTCTATTTTATTGTAAGCTTTCAGAAAACACACTAAGTTAGTATCAGCTACTAATCCTAAACATCAGCATCCTCTCAATGAAATTCTGATAGTATCTCCATGAAGAAAAATTGGGCTAGGAAATGCTTCGTATTATGTCTATTAAAATGTACCGAAGAAGTCAATCAAGAGTCACCATTCCATTAGATAGGTGCAGATATGGAGTATTTCCTGGcactgcattaaaaataaaccatgCATATGGATATGTATGTGTAAAGCTAAATGTTTGCAAGATCGTTAAAAGATTTTGCCTAAACTGAATTATTGTGTTACAGATTGAATTGCAGAGATGGATACAGAAGTCCCATATCCAGAGACAGTTAGAAACTGAACTAGATCTAAAATGACCTGACTGGATATTTAACAtgcaaaaacccccaacaatcacccttttcctctgctttctggGGCTATGGGCTGCACCAATTGCTTTAGAGAGTTTAGCTGAGCAGGTGTCTCTCCAagtgacattttttaaaaagcttgtCTTCACAACATAAAAATCTATCAGCGTTTTCATGGTGGTGCCTGAAATACAGGATGAATCTGATCTCTAGGTTATGGAGACCCACATATAAAATGACTTTCTGATATCCCCTCAAAGTGAGAATTACTCTTGTATTCAACAGAATGTGAAAGTAAGGTATTAATCCACCTATTTTTTGCATATATAGTGTGGCAAACAAGGACATAGAAGGGTTACCAGTACCTGGATAATAATTAATACACCCTAAAGCAATTACACAAGTCTTgacttttgtttctttcactgTACACAGCATTTTCTCCATATGAtttatctataaatatatttcatgGCACATAATTAAGTGCAACTTtcatttttgaatttttttgtgaagTTTCCAATGAAATCATGATTGATGTTctcatttttttcagagaaaggtTAAAAGATTACTGTTTGAaatcagctctttttttttttgaaacatgTTACAATCATTAATCCTATATTCTAAATCTGCTAACAATATGGGGTTTTGATTGAGGAATgctaaaatagaaaattatttgtacCAGTAAAGCAACCTTACATTTGGAAGAGATGATTTCCTTTTCAATTATGATCTTTGTTTGTCAAatcctttatatttttaaatttgcacTGAGCAGagttttttttaacatattagAAGTACAAATTGTGAAGAGATAACTTTCAGGAAATGTATAACAgcaaaactggggggaaaaaagtaaggATTTGTGGGCATTAAAGAAAAGTAGGTGTGCTATGGGCTTACTTTCCCCTACTTATTAACAGTTTAGGTATTAAAGCATATTCAGAACATATTCCGAGCTAATATACAAGATTCTTTGCATTATCTCTTATGTAAGCAAAATGTTTCTAGAAATTATTTCCAActattttccagttttactTTGAATAATTTAAATAGAGCATTACAATGTCCAAAGCCATCATGAATAGTGATGTCCCTAGC
Protein-coding regions in this window:
- the GJD2 gene encoding gap junction delta-2 protein, translating into MGEWTILERLLEAAVQQHSTMIGRILLTVVVIFRILIVAIVGETVYDDEQTMFVCNTLQPGCNQACYDQAFPISHIRYWVFQIIMVCTPSLCFITYSVHQSAKQRERRYSTVFLTLERDQDSMKREDSKKIKNTIVNGVLQNTENSTKEAEPDCLEVKEIPNPAIRTTKSKMRRQEGISRFYIIQVVFRNALEIGFLVGQYFLYGFNVPSMYECDRYPCIKEVECYVSRPTEKTVFLVFMFAVSGICVVLNLAELNHLGWRKIKMAVRGVQAKRKSIYEIRNKDLPRMSMPNFGRTQSSDSAYV